Sequence from the Desulfovibrio oxyclinae DSM 11498 genome:
TGTGCGGAAAGCCGGATGTTTTCGGCCACGGTGAGGCGTTCCACCAGCATGAACCGTTGATAGACCATGCCGATGCCCATGCGCATGGCGTCCGCCGGACGCGAGAACTGCACGAGCTCGCCACGTACGCGGATTTCTCCGGCATCTGGCCGAAAGCGACCAGCAATGACCGACATGAGCGTGGACTTGCCCGCGCCGTTTTCGCCGAGAAGGGCCTGCACCTGACCGGCACGGACCTCAAAGGTGATGTCCCGGTTGGCCACGACCTCGCCGAAGCGTTTCGTCACTCCCCGGCAGGAGAGCAGTGGTGCGTTCTCGGACATTGCTACAGACGGATCGGTTTGGGCAGGGTGGCGAGCGAATGCAGCGGGGCGGGCAGCAGCGGGTGCTTTTCCCCTTCCTGCGCCACACAGTAGATGCCTGCAATCTCGGGCGGTTCGATGCCGCGCTGTCTGCCTATTTCGTCCATCAAGTCGGCAAGGCCGAGGATGGTGCCGCCGGAGGATACCACGTCGTCAATGAGGATGACCTTTTTGGCCTGCGCCAGCAGGTTCAGATCGCGCTCGTACACGGCGAGAAACTTGCTGCCGCTGGTGATGGAGTCGCTGCCCACCTGAATGAAGGGCCTGCGCTCGGCCTCCATGTGCGGCTTGACGCGGTTGTAGGCCACGGCCACGGCGTCAAGTCCCAGATCGTAGGCGGCGACCTGCGTGAGTTGCAGCGCCTTTTCCACGACAGTCAGGATGGCGAGTCCCTCAAGATCGCCCACGGTTTCGCGAATCTGGCGGGCCATGAGTTTGCCGAGGTCCTCGTTGAGCCGGATCTGGCCCACGAGGTTAAAGGAGGCGATGGAAACCGGGCCGTCCTGAGATTTGAGCGTAACGTAGGGAATCTCCACGTCGTAGGGCAGGCCGTCCACCGAAAGGCGGTATTTTTCTCCGGACTCGGGTGCGCCGAGAACGTTCATGGTGCTGCTCCGTAAATGGTGCGGCGCCCGCTCGGGGCGCCGCGCCGTGTTGATGTGCTTACCGTGCGAGCTTGCCCTGCACGCCCTTGACGAGCATCTGCATGGACAGGAGCTGGCCGTCGTCGAACCGTTCGCCCTCGGCCAGAACTTTCTTGCCGTTCTGGTCGAAGATCGGGCCGGTGAAGATGTCGTCCTGACCGTTCTTGAGCTGTTCCTGTACGGCCAGAACCTTGTCGCGCACTTCCTGAGGGACGGACTCGTGGAAGTCGGCGAGCTTCACGCCGTTGGCTTCGAAGCCCTTCCAGTAGGACCCGGTTTCCCAAGTACCGTTCTGGAAGTCGCGGATGGCTTTGACGTAGTAGGGGCCCCAGTTCAGCATGGCGCTGGAGAGCACGCATTCCGCGCCCCAGCTGGCGGCGTCGGTGCCGTAGCCCATGGCCGGAACGTCGGCGGCGCAAGCTGCGAGAGAGCTGTCGGGAGTGTCGGCCATCTGGCGGATCAGATCGTGGTTCTTGGCGATCAGGGTCTCGGCCAGCGTGGTCTCCTTGACCGGATCGGCCCAGGAGTTGAGCCAGGCCACGGTGTTGACGGTTTCACCGTGTTCCACGCCCGCTTCCATCAGGCCGCGCTGTAGGCCGAGGGTGAAGGCATTCACGCCGCGCACCGGTTCCGGAATCGGGTGGGTGCCGACGGTGCCCACGTCCTTGAAGCCCATCAGGCCGGCAAGGTATCCGCAGAGGTAGTCGGCCTGATAGATGCGGACCATGTAGGTGCGCACGTTGGAGGCCGTCTTGTAGCCGGAGCAGTGCTCGAATTTGATGTCGGGATAGTCGCGCGCCACACGGAGGATGGGCTCCATGTGGTCGAAGGTGGTGCCAAAGATGATATCGCAACCTTCTTCAGCAAATTCGCGGAAGACGCGTTCGGCGTCGGGGCCGAGGACCTTTTCCTTGTAGATGACTTCGACGTCGTCGCCGAGTTTTTCTTTCATGTGCTGGATGCCGTTGTAATGTGCGGTGGTCCAGCCTCGGTCGTCGATGGTCCAGAGCAGCGCGAAGCCTGCCTTGATCTTCTTCTTGGCCATGGCGGCGCCGGGTGCGGCCAGCAGCATGCAGAGCATGGCAAGCACGCACAGGGTCACGAAGCGTTTCATCCTCTATTCTCCCGTTGATGGTGAAG
This genomic interval carries:
- a CDS encoding phosphoribosyltransferase family protein, with protein sequence MNVLGAPESGEKYRLSVDGLPYDVEIPYVTLKSQDGPVSIASFNLVGQIRLNEDLGKLMARQIRETVGDLEGLAILTVVEKALQLTQVAAYDLGLDAVAVAYNRVKPHMEAERRPFIQVGSDSITSGSKFLAVYERDLNLLAQAKKVILIDDVVSSGGTILGLADLMDEIGRQRGIEPPEIAGIYCVAQEGEKHPLLPAPLHSLATLPKPIRL
- a CDS encoding BMP family ABC transporter substrate-binding protein; protein product: MKRFVTLCVLAMLCMLLAAPGAAMAKKKIKAGFALLWTIDDRGWTTAHYNGIQHMKEKLGDDVEVIYKEKVLGPDAERVFREFAEEGCDIIFGTTFDHMEPILRVARDYPDIKFEHCSGYKTASNVRTYMVRIYQADYLCGYLAGLMGFKDVGTVGTHPIPEPVRGVNAFTLGLQRGLMEAGVEHGETVNTVAWLNSWADPVKETTLAETLIAKNHDLIRQMADTPDSSLAACAADVPAMGYGTDAASWGAECVLSSAMLNWGPYYVKAIRDFQNGTWETGSYWKGFEANGVKLADFHESVPQEVRDKVLAVQEQLKNGQDDIFTGPIFDQNGKKVLAEGERFDDGQLLSMQMLVKGVQGKLAR